The Podospora pseudocomata strain CBS 415.72m chromosome 1 map unlocalized CBS415.72m_1, whole genome shotgun sequence genome has a segment encoding these proteins:
- the SPT8 gene encoding Transcription factor spt8 (COG:S; BUSCO:EOG092614UB; EggNog:ENOG503NUEF), which yields MDDDYATSENEADELMEEVEDIEADNDAEDDNENDDDEQDDEEEAEGDAEAEPEPEAENEAYDNSQSAPDGAGTTRDGGDDHHHQHPGTRRASAASGSVSGGMKYRPVIRPEYTTAAFYDIVPTMAAPQATSINAIAITPDQRYWMTGGSDGYVRKYDGIGTINGKQQLTVAQRHPFVDSVVKAGILMGYWGNEEPLPPGARAEEAVLSPVYSLAVHSEALWLLSGLESGGINLYSVRHDEGKRIVCLREGGHTNAVSVLQLAPDEKSVLSGSWDKTCLDWDLNNGQIVRRFDGSTSQISAIELRPTGAAPIPAEASEVMVQSDTFQSNNDKPPIGNFYSTAPGGGMMGASATAQPDGAGNTGSPEHESLFGSPAGSLFGDNETIGGGGGAFGDDDDNEFSRAMDMEMNNHSNGMGQSTDFSLDDVDMSNAPPLDVTSTDPSQQDTNPIDANTAPPPAQNGITMNPADANTVSETSSHTLQGSNNTNNLDESITMSLDFSTTTDPPPNNPPSSTQQTADTSLPDAPSQPQPPTISFATSTAQDPSTSNPSTFLSASIDGTLRIWDKRVPEPVARINNRRGVPPWCMGACWSLSGNEIYTGRRNGTVEEFSIHKASSSWQPERVLKLPNGSGAVSAVRPMPNGRHIICASHDILRLYDLQYDTDLKAQKHSKVPFTIVPGPPRAGVISCLYIDPTSRIMISAAGTRGWDGTNTEVLVGYEIHANN from the coding sequence ATGGACGACGATTACGCGACCTCCGAGAACGAGGCCGACGAACTCATGGAGGAAGTCGAAGACATCGAAGCCGACAACGACGCCGAAGACGATAACGAgaacgacgatgacgagcaagacgacgaggaggaagctgaaGGCGACGCCGAGGCCGAGCCAGAACCAGAAGCCGAGAATGAAGCCTATGATAATTCCCAGTCTGCCCCCGATGGCGCCGGCACAACACGCGACGGCGGCGacgatcaccaccaccaacacccggGGACTAGGCGCGCCTCTGCCGCGAGCGGGAGTGTGTCGGGGGGGATGAAGTACCGGCCGGTGATACGGCCAGAGTATACGACCGCTGCGTTTTACGATATTGTGCCTACCATGGCGGCGCCGCAGGCGACGAGCATCAATGCTATTGCTATCACACCGGATCAGAGGTATTGGATGACGGGGGGGTCGGATGGGTATGTGAGGAAGTATGATGGGATTGGGACCATCAATGGGAAGCAACAGTTGACAGTTGCGCAGAGGCACCCTTTTGTCGACAGTGTGGTCAAGGCGGGGATCTTGATGGGGTATTGGGGGAATGAGgagccgctgccgccgggggcgagggctgaggaggcggtgtTATCCCCGGTGTATAGCTTGGCTGTTCACAGCGAGgcgttgtggttgttgagtgGGTTGGAGAGTGGTGGGATTAATTTGTATAGTGTCAGGCATGACGAGGGTAAGAGGATTGTCTGCCtgcgggagggagggcatACCAATGCTGTCAGCGTGTTGCAGCTAGCTCCAGATGAGAAGAGTGTCTTGAGTGGGAGTTGGGACAAGACATGTTTGGATTGGGATCTCAATAACGGGCAGATTGTCCGGAGGTTTGATGGCAGTACCAGTCAGATTTCGGCTATCGAGCTCCGACCTACTGGCGCGGCTCCGATCCCAGCGGAAGCAAGCGAGGTGATGGTCCAGAGCGATACATTTCAGAGCAACAACGACAAGCCACCAATCGGCAACTTTTATAGCACTGCGCCTGGTGGAGGGATGATGGGTGCCAGTGCGACGGCACAGCCAGATGGTGCGGGAAACACGGGGTCGCCTGAGCACGAGTCTCTGTTTGGCAGTCCAGCGGGTTCTCTGTTTGGCGACAACGAAACAAtaggaggcggaggtggtgcctttggtgatgatgatgacaacgAGTTCTCACGTGCGATGGACATGGAAATgaacaaccacagcaacggCATGGGCCAATCAACCGACTTTTCCCTCGACGACGTCGACATGTCCAATGCTCCCCCTCTAGATGTCACCAGTACCGATCCCAGCCAACAAGATACCAACCCAATAGACGCCAATacagcaccacctccagcccaAAACGGCATTACCATGAACCCAGCGGATGCAAACACCGTATCCGAAACCAGCAGTCACACCCTCCaaggcagcaacaacaccaataACCTAGACGAAAGCATAACAATGTCCCTTgacttctccaccaccaccgacccgCCCcctaacaaccccccctcttccacccaacAAACGGCcgacacctccctccccgacgccccttcccaaccacaaccccctacAATCTCCTttgccacctccaccgcccagGACCCCTCGACCTCCAACCCGTCaaccttcctctccgcctccatAGACGGCACCCTCCGCATCTGGGACAAACGCGTCCCCGAACCCGTAGCCCGGATCAACAACCGCCGCGGCGTTCCCCCTTGGTGCATGGGCGCCTGCTGGTCCCTCTCAGGCAACGAGATCTACACCGGCCGCCGCAACGGAACAGTGGAGGAATTCTCCATCCACAAGGCTTCTTCGTCTTGGCAGCCAGAACGGGTTCTCAAGCTCCCCAACGGCTCCGGCGCCGTGTCGGCGGTTAGGCCGATGCCCAACGGGCGGCACATCATCTGCGCCAGTCATGATATTCTCAGGCTGTACGACTTGCAGTATGACACCGACCTGAAAGCGCAAAAGCACAGCAAAGTTCCGTTCACAATCGTTCCGGGGCCGCCGAGGGCAGGCGTGATCAGCTGCTTGTATATAGATCCTACTTCCCGGATCATGATCTCGGCTGCGGGGAcgagggggtgggatgggacgAATAccgaggtgctggtgggTTATGAGATTCATGCGAATAACTGA
- a CDS encoding uncharacterized protein (COG:I; EggNog:ENOG503NZ3I), with product MGDASTPRPSCVPLTCHGHSRPVPHISFSPLENQDIYYMISACKDGNPMLRDGQTGDWIGTFLGHKGAVWQGRLSPDATTAATASADFTAKVWDTHTGELLYVLQHDHIVRAVAYPFDQSRMLATGGFEKKLRIFDLQEQPPTSEGAASPVTIPTSQAFEIGEGVHTQPIKFIVWAKDPSVLITASGDTLRWFDLPTRQCTRAIKLEAEIKSCELVSLAPSHSSPTDIGGGQPVLAVAAGKTACFWGGLKAQDELKQFKLSHGIASVGLDLKGRKFVVGEEPGTWAHVYSWEDGKELDVHKGHHGPIWSIAFSPDGNLYATGSEDGTIKMWKNCEGFYGLWRGGAPGSSAD from the exons ATGGGTGACGCTTCAACCCCCCGTCCATCATGTGTCCCGTTGACCTGCCACGGTCACTCGCGCCCAGTTCCCCATATCAGCTTCTCTCCGTTGGAAAATCAGGATATTTACTACATGATTTCTGCCTGCAAGG ATGGTAACCCCATGCTTCGTGATGGACAGACCGGCGACTGGATAGGTACCTTCCTTGGCCACAAGGGTGCGGTATGGCAAGGTAGACTCAGCCCAGATGCCACGACTGCCGCAACTGCCTCTGCAGACTTTACCGCCAAGGTCTGGGACACACATACCGGCGAGCTGCTGTATGTTCTTCAGCATGATCATATCGTCCGCGCCGTTGCCTACCCCTTCGACCAGTCCAGGATGCTTGCCACCGGAGGCTTCGAGAAGAAGCTCCGCATCTTTGACTTGCAGGAGCAGCCACCCACGTCCGAGGGCGCCGCTAGCCCGGTTACTATCCCGACTTCCCAAGCGTTTGAAATCGGCGAAGGTGTGCATACACAGCCCATCAAGTTTATTGTCTGGGCCAAGGACCCCAGCGTGCTGATTACGGCCTCGGGAGACACGCTTCGATGGTTTGATTTGCCTACCAGGCAGTGCACACGTGCCATCAAACTCGAAGCCGAGATCAAGTCTTGCGAACTTGTCTCTCTTGCGCCATCGCACAGCTCCCCCACTGATATTGGCGGTGGTCAGCCCGTACttgcggttgctgctggcaAGACCGCCTGCTTTTGGGGCGGGCTGAAGGCACAAGATGAGCTCAAGCAGTTCAAGCTGTCCCATGGCATTGCTAGTGTGGGCCTGGATCTTAAAGGCAGGAAGTTcgtggtgggagaagaacCTGGAACCTGGGCGCATGTTTACAGCTGGGAGGATggcaaggagctggatgTCCACAAGGGTCACCACGGTCCCATCTGGTCCATTGCTTTCTCTCCAGATGGAAATCTGTATGCCACAGGGTCCGAGGATGGAACCATCAAAATGTGGAAGAACTGCGAGGGGTTCTATGGTctttggagaggaggggcgCCGGGTAGTAGTGCCGATTAG
- the lub1 gene encoding WD repeat protein Lub1 (COG:I; BUSCO:EOG09261B3Q; EggNog:ENOG503NUQN) has protein sequence MPDFKLSAQLKGHEADVRAVAFPSANLVVSTSRDRTVRLWRKTAPQPPTYDGTIASQGHGYINSVAFLPPSSEWPEGLVISAGYEAIIEVKRPSLTSTDNADRLLVGHGHNVCTLDVSPAGKYLVSGGWDGKAIIWRTDKWEQAAQLAHDGEVKTIWTVLAFDENTVITGSADAHIRIYDIRKVNNNNEVEPRRTLTTNSVVRALCKLPTGLKKHPSGADFASADNDGIIRLWKLDGTEVGELRGHDSFIYSLACLPNGEIVSGGEDRTVRVWKGSECVQTITHPAISVWTVAVCPENGDIVSGASDHTVRVFTRNPDRAADAEALVQFEEAVRTSAIPQQQLGPSINKEQLDPHTWLQTNVGQKDGQVKTVLEENGTIGAYQWSRGEQRWIHVGTVVDSTGSTGRKVPYNGQEYDYVFDVDIKEGAPPLKLPYNLSQNPYEAATKFLGDNELPISYLDQVAQFITSNTQGATIGQSSGLADPYGTEAQSAADQSSQPSTKFLPHTDYLALTVAKSEPVLKKLKSLNEKHILAGNKHISMNPSGLNVVEHALQATMGVQAASQKGKLPPALNDATQSVLSIATQWPYSDRLPALDALRCLVTWPGVATVTDPRGGDIANTALRSALDVQSPIQTDTPLTELAHGVDVSTVNPNNVMMALRTITNLFTTLEGRQLVTSDATNITTVLGRIAGLGEGLSPIGAENNNVQIALTSAIFNFACLGFNERGTVNFTVISNICEIAAAVISRQRDAEVLFRAVMTLGMVLSTGGQAQQVAKALEVGEAIGEAAKKSGEERIKSLAKECYGYLRQ, from the exons ATGCCGGACTTCAAGCTCTCGGCCCAACTGAAGGGGCACGAAGCTGAT GTTCGTGCCGTTGCGTTCCCTTCCGCGAATCTCGTTGTCTCGACCTCCCGCGATAGAACCGTCCGTCTCTGGCGCAAGACTGCCCCGCAACCCCCGACATATGATGGAACTATCGCCAGCCAGGGACATGGCTATATCAACTCGGTTGCTTTCTTGCCGCCATCTTCGGAGTGGCCCGAGGGCCTAGTCATTTCCGCCGGGTACGAGGCCATCATCGAAGTCAAGCGCCCAAGCCTAACTTCAACCGACAATGCCGATCGCCTTCTCGTAGGCCATGGCCACAACGTCTGCACCCTTGATGTTTCTCCGGCCGGGAAATATCTGGTGTCCGGAGGGTGGGATGGCAAAGCCATCATTTGGAGAACGGACAAGTGGGAGCAGGCTGCCCAGCTTGcccatgatggtgaagtgAAGACCATCTGGACGGTCTTGGCATTCGATGAGAACACGGTCATTACTGGCAGTGCCGATGCCCACATCCGCATCTATGACATTCGAAAGGTCAACAATAACAACGAAGTAGAACCAAGACGCACTCTCACAACCAATTCCGTTGTGCGCGCCTTGTGCAAACTTCCAACTGGTCTGAAGAAGCACCCAAGTGGGGCCGACTTCGCCAGCGCCGACAATGACGGCATCATCAGGCTGTGGAAGTTAGACGGTACAGAGGTCGGAGAACTGCGTGGCCACGACAGCTTCATCTACTCCCTCGCTTGTCTTCCCAACGGCGAGATCGtcagtggtggtgaggaccGAACAGTCCGGGTATGGAAGGGGTCAGAGTGTGTCCAAACAATCACGCACCCTGCGATCTCAGTATGGACGGTAGCCGTGTGCCCTGAGAATGGAGACATTGTGTCAGGTGCCAGTGACCATACCGTCCGAGTTTTTACCCGTAACCCGGACCGGGCGGCGGATGCTGAGGCTTTGGTCCAGTTCGAGGAGGCTGTTCGTACATCGGCGATaccacaacagcagcttGGGCCTTCGATCAATAAGGAACAGCTGGATCCCCACACTTGGCTCCAAACCAACGTGGGCCAGAAAGATGGGCAAGTGAAGACGGTTTTGGAGGAGAATGGCACAATCGGTGCCTACCAGTGGTCACGAG GTGAGCAGCGATGGATCCATGTCGGCACAGTCGTCGACTCGACTGGCAGCACCGGCCGCAAGGTTCCATATAACGGCCAAGAATACGACTATGTTTTCGACGTTGATATCAAGGAGGGGGCACCGCCACTCAAGCTCCCTTACAACCTTTCTCAAAACCCTTACGAGGCAGCaaccaagttcttgggtgaCAACGAGCTGCCAATATCATATCTCGACCAAGTGGCCCAATTTATCACTTCGAATACCCAAGGTGCGACGATTGGCCAATCCTCAGGGTTGGCTGATCCGTATGGGACAGAAGCCCAGTCCGCAGCTGATCAATCATCACAACCGTCGACCAAGTTTTTGCCGCATACAGACTACCTCGCCCTTACGGTAGCCAAGTCTGAGCctgtgttgaagaagctcaaaAGCCTTAATGAGAAGCATATCCTTGCTGGCAATAAGCACATTTCCATGAACCCGAGTGGCCTCAACGTTGTCGAGCATGCTCTCCAAGCTACCATGGGAGTGCAAGCTGCGAGTCAGAAGGGGAAGTTACCCCCAGCGCTCAACGACGCGACCCAGAGCGTTTTGAGCATCGCCACACAGTGGCCGTACAGTGATCGACTTCCTGCTCTCGACGCACTTCGGTGCTTGGTCACCTGGCCGGGTGTCGCCACTGTGACCGATCCCAGAGGCGGCGATATCGCTAACACTGCGCTCAGAAGCGCGCTCGATGTTCAGTCCCCAATTCAAACCGACACCCCTTTAACCGAGTTAGCTCACGGGGTTGATGTGTCTACCGTCAACCCCAACAATGTCATGATGGCACTCCGGACCATTACCAACCTGTTCACTACACTCGAGGGGAGACAGCTGGTCACATCGGACGCTACCAACATCACGACCGTTCTCGGCAGAATTGCTGGTCTCGGAGAAGGCCTAAGTCCCATTGGGGCAGAGAACAACAACGTCCAAATCGCCTTGACGTCCGCAATTTTCAActttgcttgcttgggcTTCAACGAACGCGGCACGGTCAACTTCACCGTCATCTCCAACATCTGTGAGATTGCTGCGGCTGTTATCAGCAGACAGAGGGATGCTGAGGTCCTCTTCCGCGCAGTCATGACGCTTGGCATGGTTCTTTCCACCGGTGGCCAGGCCCAGCAGGTAGCCAAGGCcctcgaggttggggaggcgaTTGGTGAAGCGGCCAAGAAGtcgggagaggagaggatcaAGTCGTTGGCAAAGGAGTGCTATGGTTATCTGAGGCAATAA
- a CDS encoding uncharacterized protein (EggNog:ENOG503P23M), with protein sequence MLTSTFLTALTTAAVASAHIVITYPGWRGNNLITNKTFPYGMQWMYPCGGMEVTTNRTYWSTKGGAIAFQPGWFQGHATAMVYVNMGFGTEGPEDGPPGGPPNMSFPMVPPFQLLGPSKNPYPGTVCLPQVPLPVNATVKAGDNATIQVVELAVHGAALYSCVDITFVEPGDSRLAEVNETNCFNSTDIGVADVYTLTLRASGQGAVNLTSNAARSMTISGSTLAWLGYVPLALGGLWALL encoded by the exons ATGCTCACATCAACGTTTCTCACGGCTCTGACAACAGCCGCTGTCGCCTCTGCTCACATTGTCATCACATATCCAGGATGGAGAggcaacaacctcatcaccaacaaaacctTCCCATACGGCATGCAATGGATGTATCCAT GTGGCGGCATGGAAGTAACAACAAACCGAACCTACTGGTCAACAAAAGGTGGCGCCATCGCCTTCCAACCCGGCTGGTTCCAAGGCCACGCAACAGCAATGGTCTACGTCAACATGGGTTTCGGTACTGAAGGCCCCGAAGATGGACCACCGGGCGGTCCCCCCAACATGTCTTTCCCCATGgttccccccttccaactCCTCGGCCCATCAAAGAACCCGTATCCCGGCACCGTCTGCCTCCCTCAAGTACCACTGCCAGTGAACGCGACGGTCAAGGCTGGCGACAATGCCACAATTCAGGTTGTTGAGTTGGCCGTACATGGCGCTGCTCTCTACTCG TGCGTCGACATTACATTTGTCGAACCAGGCGATTCGAGACTGGCCGAGGTCAACGAGACCAACTGCTTCAACAGCACCGACATCGGCGTCGCGGACGTGTACACCCTCACCCTTCGTGCTTCCGGACAAGGAGCTgtcaacctcaccagcaacGCGGCACGATCTATGACTATCAGCGGCTCAACTCTTGCATGGCTCGGCTACGTCCCACTCGCTCTCGGCGGTTTGTGGGCGCTGCTATGA
- a CDS encoding uncharacterized protein (EggNog:ENOG503P5RK; COG:S), which produces MADTGAEWNQVKRKGRKLRHVSKPVADEKAPSDNLQPNPNPEYSIGDLSKYHDGVTRKFEQSACWQKLEKLLDSALSSRQQLPRIARAVCLGTGPYDPADGSSQARWTAHMQTAAFCAIINTIRSKTNQEIKCFIQEPRFTQIDKEFCSKLDLEAVDSPGGFNLVDENTLLYAIHLELEICNLAMRKSLPTVFIGTGLDEWLRVVDGTKERPGHLHCFFKLEDNYHKLPFPDLDYIFSSTSIYLREDQQTHDGCGRGHIEEAGKEEVGQQDTEKKGDEKTESKTISQSLEDQDAATKSDIDSLRLDKLVT; this is translated from the exons ATGGCTGACACCGGAGCCGAGTGGAATCAGGTCAAGCGGAAAGGCAGAAAACTTCGCCATGTATCCAAGCCAGTAGCTGATGAGAAGGCTCCTTCGGACAATCTGCAGCCAAACCCAAATCCAGAATACTCTATTGGTGATCTCTCAAAATACCACGACGGTGTGACCAGAAAATTCGAGCAGTCTGCATGCTGGCAGAAACTAGAGAAACTCCTCGACTCGGCTCTCTCATCACGTCAACAACTACCACGCATTGCTAGGGCAGTGTGTCTAGGGACAGGACCATATGATCCAGCCGATGGCAGTTCTCAAGCAAGGTGGACAGCTCACATGCAGACAGCTGCATTCTGTGCCATTATCAATACAATTC GTTCTAAAACAAACCAAGAAATCAAGTGTTTCATTCAAGAGCCCCGATTTACACAAATTGATAAGGAATTCTGCAGCAAACTCGATCTCGAGGCCGTTGACAGTCCAGGTGGATTCAatcttgttgatgagaaCACACTGCTCTATGCCATACATCTCGAACTTGAAATCTGCAACCTGGCCATGAGAAAATCTCTGCCGACCGTTTTCATTGGTACCGGCTTGGATGAATGGCTACGGGTGGTAGATGGCACCAAGGAGAGACCAGGGCATCTCCATTGTTTTTTCAAGTTGGAGGACAACTATCACAAGCTCCCTTTTCCGGATCTAGATTACATTTTCTCAAGCACCAGCATATACCTGAGAGAAGATCAGCAGACACACGATGGGTGTGGGCGAGGCCATATCGAGGAGgcgggaaaagaagaagtggGCCAACAAGATACTGAAAAGAAAGGGGATGAAAAGACTGAGAGCAAAACGATATCTCAGTCTTTGGAAGATCAAGACGCTGCTACCAAGAGCGATATCGATTCTCTGAGGCTTGATAAGCTTGTGACTTAA
- a CDS encoding uncharacterized protein (EggNog:ENOG503PF01): protein MTEPSARQGPPSHPDDIANTNDNDHIQHRVRFAEEGPEPVIYQHNPRRLQDDEPSPPPGPAVFWDENESIAPARNQDRNSIANTADTANLAQYTFYREPTPPPYRPDEKGYGNDAASGRIALASSAGGIPESERRLHLQPQRSNWSDDETMSPVARRKLLWIIIAVAIVIMIGVAVGVGVGVGVTMARKSAEAQEQAESSTTPPVSVIGSSPTPTPSATLNPDPSVTSSTSSDAHTSSTVSSSTLTVPYRPPNPHSDCPAANNTMYQVPGSHKRFLRLCGIDYHGSTSSRDLTHMYTASMADCMNSCASFDQCTAVGWGFLPGDTGKEHRCYMKTDLKTGHAATTDWCFAMLQ from the coding sequence ATGACGGAGCCCTCAGCGCGCCAGGGACCCCCGTCCCACCCTGACGACAtcgccaacaccaacgacaacgaccacATCCAACACCGTGTACGGTTTGCTGAGGAGGGCCCAGAACCTGTCATCTACCAGCACAACCCAAGACGACTCCAAGATGACGAGCCTTCGCCGCCACCAGGTCCGGCTGTGTTTTGGGATGAGAACGAAAGCATCGCTCCAGCTCGGAACCAAGATCGGAACAGCATCGCGAACACGGCCGATACAGCAAACCTAGCTCAGTATACCTTCTACCGCGAGCCCACACCTCCGCCATACAGGCCGGATGAGAAAGGGTATGGGAATGATGCCGCCAGCGGCAGGATAGCTCTGGCATCCAGCGCCGGAGGAATTCCCGAAAGCGAACGCCGGCTTCATCTTCAACCCCAGAGGAGCAACTGGAGCGATGACGAGACAATGAGCCCAGTCGCCAGGAGAAAGCTTCTCTGGATTATCATCGCGGTTGCAATCGTGATTATGATCGGCGTTGCCGTGGGCGTGGGCGTTGGCGTTGGCGTAACAATGGCTCGCAAGTCTGCGGAAGCTCAGGAACAGGCCGAGTCCTCCACCACGCCGCCAGTCTCGGTGATAGGCTCCAGTCCCACGCCAACGCCGTCAGCAACACTCAATCCTGACCCCTCCGTTACATCGTCGACATCTTCAGACGCACACACTTCTTCAACAGTCTCTTCCTCTACGCTCACTGTCCCTTACCGACCGCCAAACCCTCATTCTGACTGCCCCGCGGCAAACAACACCATGTATCAAGTCCCGGGCTCCCACAAACGCTTCCTTCGCCTCTGCGGCATCGACTACCACGGAAGTACCTCTTCTCGTGATCTAACCCACATGTACACGGCCTCCATGGCGGATTGCATGAACAGCTGCGCTTCGTTTGACCAGTGCACTGCCGTCGGATGGGGGTTTCTCCCCGGCGACACGGGCAAGGAGCACCGCTGCTACATGAAGACCGACCTTAAGACCGGCCATGCGGCAACAACCGATTGGTGTTTTGCCATGCTACAATAA
- a CDS encoding uncharacterized protein (EggNog:ENOG503P3XZ), translating into MNDPNPAPAQTPAQLETGNHEKTGEPSRTEGYDRLGMAMGHLPEMAILRRFRALSAEDLLYQQAELQGLEERLSRYQAKDKQSDHEDRKTYALDWDTLQRSGADDAANGDVSAQWDTILKIRPGLKEYHEALIRHRQVLDLGPAIPRQVKALQRL; encoded by the exons ATGAACGATCCAAatccagcaccagcacaaACTCCAGCTCAACTCGAAACCGGCAACCATGAGAAAACAGGAGAGCCATCTCGGACTGAGGGCTATGACAGGCTAGGCATGGCCATGGGACACCTCCCCGAGATGGCTATTCTAAGACGTTTCCGGGCGCTGTCTGCTGAAGATCTTCTTTATCAACAAGCTGAGCTCCAAGGGTTGGAAGAAAGACTCAGTCGGTATCAAGCAAAAGACAAACAGTCGGATCATGAAGACCGTAAAACCTATGCTTTGGATTGGGATACTCTTCAACGCTCTGGTGCCGATGATGCCGCCAACGGAGATGTTAGTGCTCAATGGGACACTATCTTGAAGATTCGACCGGGATTGAAGGAATACCACGAAGCTCTCATCCGTCATCGCCAGGTACTTGATCTGGGACCTGCAATTCCCCGCCAGGTCAAAGCACTTCAAA ggctgtaa
- a CDS encoding uncharacterized protein (EggNog:ENOG503PG7Y) has translation MRFSIIVSEVIAFHSVAVFAAPNEITPRENPVAIPAKLIPESIVNATALGVDVWGPVPDDATKGDGFYTATPGTLGWAWIRAQQDLGSYEDVLESRGLLPSAAVEKRQTTSITVNAYSGDWCTGSAWHFTNPAYNVRVLPSENSFWYSFGFSYRTLRANENVQLRRGPYNGDRCQTWHGTINGPTQAGICWQIASTTCFEMKQT, from the exons ATGCGCTTCTCTATCATAGTTTCCGAGGTCATCGCCTTCCACTCGGTGGCGGTCTTTGCTGCCCCGAATGAGATTACTCCCAGGGAGAATCCCGTTGCTATTCCAGCCAAGCTCATTCCCGAGTCAATCGTCAACGCCACCGCcttgggtgttgatgtttgggGTCCAGTCCCTGACGATGCTACAAAAGGTGACGGTTTCTACACCGCTACGCCAGGAACCCTCGGCTGGGCCTGGATTCGTGCCCAGCAAGACCTCGGTTCATATGAGGACGTGCTTGAGTCTAGGGGGCTGCTGCCGTCCGCTGCCGTTGAAAAGCGCCAAACCACAAGCATCACGGTGAACGCATATTCGGGGGATTGGT GCACCGGCAGCGCCTGGCACTTCACAAACCCAGCATACAACGTCCGCGTGCTTCCCTCCGAGAATTCTTTCTGGTACAGCTTCGGTTTCTCATACCGCACGCTTCGGGCCAACGAAAATGTCCAGCTGAGACGCGGCCCATACAATGGTGACAGATGCCAGACGTGGCATGGAACAATCAACGGCCCCACCCAAG CCGGTATATGCTGGCAGATTgcatccaccacctgctTCGAGATGAAGCAGACTTGA